In Antechinus flavipes isolate AdamAnt ecotype Samford, QLD, Australia chromosome 3, AdamAnt_v2, whole genome shotgun sequence, a genomic segment contains:
- the ZNF362 gene encoding zinc finger protein 362 isoform X3, producing MAEPRFNNPYFWPPPPTMPSQLDNLVLINKIKEQLMAEKIRPPHLPPTSVSSQQPLLVPPSPAESSQSIMSLPKLQQVPGLHPQAVPQPDVALHARPATSTVTGLGLSSRAPAVSTSESSAGTGTSTPSTPTSTSQSRLIASSPTLISGITSPPILDSIKTIQGHSLLGAPKTERGRKKIKAENPSGPPVLVVPYPILASGETAKEGKTYRCKVCPLTFFTKSEMQIHSKSHTEAKPHKCPHCSKSFANASYLAQHLRIHLGVKPYHCSYCEKSFRQLSHLQQHTRIHTGDRPYKCPHPGCEKAFTQLSNLQSHQRQHNKDKPYKCPNCYRAYTDSASLQIHLSAHAIKHAKAYCCSMCGRAYTSETYLMKHMSKHTVVEHLVTHHSPQRTESPGIPVRISLI from the exons ATGGCCGAACCTCGTTTTAACAACCCCTACTTCTGGCCCCCTCCTCCCACCATGCCCAGCCAG CTGGACAACTTGGTATTGATCAACAAGATCAAGGAACAACTGATGGCAGAGAAGATTCGGCCCCCACACCTGCCACCCACCTCAGTCTCCTCCCAGCAGCCCCTGCTGGTCCCTCCATCCCCAGCTGAAAGCAGCCAGTCCATCATGTCATTGCCGAAACTGCAGCAGGTGCCGGGGCTACACCCGCAGGCTGTGCCCCAGCCCGATGTGGCCCTGCATGCCCGGCCTGCCACCAGTACCGTCACAG gTCTGGGGCTGTCCTCCAGGGCCCCCGCAGTCAGCACCTCCGAGTCCAGTGCCGGCACAGGGACCAGCACCCCCTCGACACCCACCTCCACCAGCCAGAGCCGCCTCATAGCCTCCTCCCCTACCCTCATCTCAGGGATTACCAGCCCCCCCATCCTGGACTCCATCAAGACAATTCAGGGCCACAGCCTGCTGGGAGCCCCCAAAACAGAGCGGGGCCGCAAGAAGATCAAGGCAGAAAATCCCTCTGGACCCCCGGTCCTCGTGGTGCCGTACCCCATCCTGGCCTCAGGAGAGACTGCCAAAGAGGGGAAGACGTACAG GTGTAAGGTCTGCCCCTTGACCTTCTTCACCAAGTCCGAGATGCAGATCCACTCCAAGTCGCACACAGAGGCCAAGCCGCACAAGTGCCCGCACTGCTCCAAGTCCTTTGCCAACGCCTCCTACCTGGCCCAACACCTGCGCATCCACCTGGGTGTCAAGCCCTATCACTGCTCCTACTGTGAGAAATCCTTCCGCCAGCTCTCCCACCTCCAGCAGCACACCAG aattcacactggagacaGACCCTACAAGTGCCCACATCCCGGCTGTGAAAAGGCTTTTACCCAGCTTTCCAACCTCCAG TCTCACCAGCGACAGCACAATAAAGACAAACCGTACAAGTGTCCGAACTGTTACCGGGCCTACACGGACTCCGCCTCCCTGCAGATCCACCTCTCCGCCCATGCCATCAAACACGCCAAGGCCTACTGCTGCAGCATGTGTGGGCGTGCCTACACCTCG
- the ZNF362 gene encoding zinc finger protein 362 isoform X1 yields MVRSVQKGLSHTRMAEPRFNNPYFWPPPPTMPSQLDNLVLINKIKEQLMAEKIRPPHLPPTSVSSQQPLLVPPSPAESSQSIMSLPKLQQVPGLHPQAVPQPDVALHARPATSTVTGLGLSSRAPAVSTSESSAGTGTSTPSTPTSTSQSRLIASSPTLISGITSPPILDSIKTIQGHSLLGAPKTERGRKKIKAENPSGPPVLVVPYPILASGETAKEGKTYRCKVCPLTFFTKSEMQIHSKSHTEAKPHKCPHCSKSFANASYLAQHLRIHLGVKPYHCSYCEKSFRQLSHLQQHTRIHTGDRPYKCPHPGCEKAFTQLSNLQSHQRQHNKDKPYKCPNCYRAYTDSASLQIHLSAHAIKHAKAYCCSMCGRAYTSETYLMKHMSKHTVVEHLVTHHSPQRTESPGIPVRISLI; encoded by the exons atggtcagatctgtgcaaAAGGGTCTGTCACACACACG GATGGCCGAACCTCGTTTTAACAACCCCTACTTCTGGCCCCCTCCTCCCACCATGCCCAGCCAG CTGGACAACTTGGTATTGATCAACAAGATCAAGGAACAACTGATGGCAGAGAAGATTCGGCCCCCACACCTGCCACCCACCTCAGTCTCCTCCCAGCAGCCCCTGCTGGTCCCTCCATCCCCAGCTGAAAGCAGCCAGTCCATCATGTCATTGCCGAAACTGCAGCAGGTGCCGGGGCTACACCCGCAGGCTGTGCCCCAGCCCGATGTGGCCCTGCATGCCCGGCCTGCCACCAGTACCGTCACAG gTCTGGGGCTGTCCTCCAGGGCCCCCGCAGTCAGCACCTCCGAGTCCAGTGCCGGCACAGGGACCAGCACCCCCTCGACACCCACCTCCACCAGCCAGAGCCGCCTCATAGCCTCCTCCCCTACCCTCATCTCAGGGATTACCAGCCCCCCCATCCTGGACTCCATCAAGACAATTCAGGGCCACAGCCTGCTGGGAGCCCCCAAAACAGAGCGGGGCCGCAAGAAGATCAAGGCAGAAAATCCCTCTGGACCCCCGGTCCTCGTGGTGCCGTACCCCATCCTGGCCTCAGGAGAGACTGCCAAAGAGGGGAAGACGTACAG GTGTAAGGTCTGCCCCTTGACCTTCTTCACCAAGTCCGAGATGCAGATCCACTCCAAGTCGCACACAGAGGCCAAGCCGCACAAGTGCCCGCACTGCTCCAAGTCCTTTGCCAACGCCTCCTACCTGGCCCAACACCTGCGCATCCACCTGGGTGTCAAGCCCTATCACTGCTCCTACTGTGAGAAATCCTTCCGCCAGCTCTCCCACCTCCAGCAGCACACCAG aattcacactggagacaGACCCTACAAGTGCCCACATCCCGGCTGTGAAAAGGCTTTTACCCAGCTTTCCAACCTCCAG TCTCACCAGCGACAGCACAATAAAGACAAACCGTACAAGTGTCCGAACTGTTACCGGGCCTACACGGACTCCGCCTCCCTGCAGATCCACCTCTCCGCCCATGCCATCAAACACGCCAAGGCCTACTGCTGCAGCATGTGTGGGCGTGCCTACACCTCG